A region from the Malus domestica chromosome 07, GDT2T_hap1 genome encodes:
- the LOC103439153 gene encoding protein ABIL1 translates to MELEQHRPAMTFDEVSMERSKSFVKALQELKNLRPQLYSAVEYCEKSYLHSEQKQMVLDNLKDYAVRALVNAVDHLGTVAYKLTDLLDQQTSDVSTMDLKVTCLNQKLLTCKTYMDKEGSRQQQLLAFIPRHHKHYILPNSVNKKVHFSPHVQTDTRQHPYQARAHLQPSSAAASKTLSWHLASETKSTLKGTPQVRTSTGDTKISVNTAGVFQLVENEGSTPKSSATQLQQPSGFPAAGRKEAVDGSRPMTAFRSFENPRREIVRVPVRSKSVLSAFFAKQKSNKLKAGSVS, encoded by the exons ATGGAGCTGGAGCAGCACCGCCCTGCCATGACCTTTGACGAGGTCTCCATGGAGCGCAGCAAGAGCTTCGTCAAGGCCCTGCAG GAACTCAAGAACTTGAGGCCTCAGCTTTATTCTGCTGTGGAATACTGCGAAAAGTCCTATCTTCATAGTGAACAGAAACAAAT GGTATTGGATAACCTGAAAGATTATGCTGTACGGGCCCTTGTTAATGCCGTTGATCACCTTGGCACTGTGGCTTACAAGTTAACTGACCTTCTTGATCAGCAAACCTCAGATGTCTCAACCATGGATCTGAAAGTTACTTGCCTAAATCAG AAACTTCTTACATGCAAAACATACATGGATAAAGAAGGGTCGAGGCAGCAGCAGTTGTTGGCATTCATCCCGAGACATCACAAGCACTACATTTTACCAA ATTCCGTCAATAAGAAGGTACATTTTAGTCCACATGTTCAGACTGACACTAGGCAACATCCTTATCAAGCAAGAGCACATCTTCAGCCTTCAA GCGCTGCTGCATCAAAAACTCTTTCTTGGCATTTAGCTTCAGAAACAAAGTCAACCTTGAAGGGGACTCCACAGGTCCGGACTAG CACTGGAGACACAAAAATTTCTGTAAACACTGCTGGTGTTTTCCAGCTTGTAG AAAATGAAGGGAGTACCCCTAAATCCTCGGCAACGCAGCTTCAGCAACCAAGTGGATTTCCTGCTGCTGGACGCAAG GAAGCGGTAGATGGTTCCAGACCAATGACAGCGTTCAGGTCATTTGAAAACCCAAGACGGGAGATAGTGCGCGTCCCTGTTCGCAGCAAAAGCGTGCTATCAGCGTTCTTTGCCAAACAGAAATCGAATAAGCTGAAGGCTGGATCTGTCTCGTGA